From a single Nitrogeniibacter mangrovi genomic region:
- the flgE gene encoding flagellar hook protein FlgE produces the protein MAFQQGLSGLNAASRALDVISNNVANSSTVGFKGSTALFSDVFASAMNGASAGAGGQVGIGTSAAAIAQQFQQGGITATNNPLDLAINGAGFFRMSGEGAITYSRNGQFDVDKDGYIVNTGGFRLTGYPANTSGTILPATPVDLQVDTSDLQPNASSAIDIGMNLDSRNTTPVNAFDETDPSTYNASTSVTVYDSLGNDHILTMYFRKASGGTWDVYHQLDGGTATAFGSQLTFDGAGALTGGASQTISLTIPASFGANTPQSVAIDFTGSTQYGSGFGVNRTAQDGYASGSLSGMAISEEGILQGRYSNGQTRNLGQVVLANFSNPGGLISVGDNLWAESPDSGQPLVGAPGTGSLGLLSSGAVEDSNVDLTAQLVNMITQQRAYQANAQSIRTQDEILQTLVNL, from the coding sequence ATGGCATTCCAGCAAGGTTTGAGCGGCCTGAACGCCGCATCCCGCGCCCTCGACGTGATCAGCAACAACGTGGCCAACTCCTCCACGGTGGGTTTCAAGGGGAGCACGGCGCTGTTCTCCGACGTGTTCGCCTCCGCCATGAACGGCGCCTCGGCCGGGGCCGGCGGCCAGGTGGGCATCGGCACCTCCGCCGCGGCGATTGCGCAGCAGTTCCAGCAGGGGGGCATCACCGCCACCAACAACCCGCTCGATCTGGCCATCAACGGCGCCGGCTTCTTCCGCATGAGCGGCGAAGGCGCGATCACCTATTCGCGCAACGGTCAGTTCGATGTGGACAAGGACGGCTACATCGTCAATACCGGCGGCTTCCGCCTGACCGGCTATCCGGCCAACACCAGCGGCACCATCCTGCCGGCCACGCCGGTGGATCTGCAGGTCGATACCTCCGACCTGCAACCGAACGCCTCGTCGGCCATCGACATCGGCATGAACCTCGACTCGCGCAACACCACGCCGGTCAATGCCTTCGACGAGACCGATCCGAGCACCTACAACGCCTCGACCTCGGTCACGGTGTACGACTCGCTGGGCAACGACCACATCCTGACCATGTACTTCCGCAAGGCCTCCGGCGGCACCTGGGATGTCTACCACCAGCTCGACGGCGGCACGGCAACGGCCTTCGGCTCCCAGCTGACCTTCGACGGCGCCGGCGCTTTGACCGGCGGTGCCTCGCAGACCATCTCGCTGACGATTCCGGCGTCCTTCGGCGCCAACACGCCGCAGTCGGTGGCCATCGACTTCACCGGCAGCACCCAGTACGGCAGTGGCTTCGGGGTCAACCGCACGGCGCAGGACGGCTACGCCTCAGGCAGCCTGTCGGGCATGGCGATCTCCGAGGAGGGCATTCTCCAGGGGCGCTACTCCAACGGCCAGACCCGCAACCTCGGTCAGGTCGTGCTCGCCAACTTCTCCAATCCGGGCGGCCTGATCTCGGTCGGTGACAACCTGTGGGCCGAGTCGCCCGACTCGGGCCAGCCGCTGGTCGGCGCCCCGGGTACCGGCAGCCTCGGGCTGCTCTCGTCCGGCGCGGTGGAAGACTCCAACGTCGATCTGACCGCCCAGCTGGTGAACATGATCACCCAGCAGCGCGCCTACCAGGCCAACGCCCAGTCGATCCGCACGCAGGACGAGATCCTGCAGACGCTGGTGAACCTCTAA
- the flgF gene encoding flagellar basal-body rod protein FlgF — MDKLIYIAMTGAKHTLGQQDAVAHNLANANSTGFREEMHRFRAVDVQNSPLPSRAFVVDASVATDFSTGPLQYTGRTYDAAIEGKGWFAVQAADGSEAYTRDGSFQLSPDGVLLTRSGQPVIGDGGPITIPPDNEVVIGKDGSISAIPATGDRNAVNVIGRLKLVNPPEETLQRGDDGLFRVKGGAPAPLDETVQVAGGYLEGSNVNVVDQMVNMISLARQFEMQTQMLQKAEANDQAANKLLSTG; from the coding sequence ATGGACAAGCTCATCTACATCGCCATGACCGGGGCCAAGCACACCCTCGGTCAGCAGGACGCCGTTGCGCACAACCTGGCCAACGCCAACTCCACGGGCTTCCGCGAAGAGATGCATCGCTTCCGCGCGGTGGATGTGCAGAACTCGCCGCTGCCCAGCCGCGCCTTCGTGGTCGATGCCAGCGTCGCCACCGATTTTTCCACCGGCCCGCTGCAATACACCGGGCGCACTTACGATGCGGCCATCGAAGGCAAGGGCTGGTTCGCGGTGCAGGCCGCCGACGGCTCGGAGGCCTATACCCGCGACGGCAGCTTCCAGCTCTCGCCCGACGGGGTGCTGCTCACCCGCAGCGGCCAGCCGGTGATCGGCGATGGCGGCCCCATCACCATTCCGCCCGACAACGAAGTGGTGATCGGCAAGGACGGCTCGATCTCGGCCATTCCCGCCACCGGCGATCGCAACGCGGTCAACGTGATCGGCCGGCTCAAGCTGGTCAATCCGCCCGAGGAGACCCTCCAGCGCGGCGACGACGGCCTGTTCCGCGTCAAGGGCGGCGCTCCGGCGCCCCTCGACGAAACCGTCCAGGTGGCCGGCGGCTATCTGGAAGGCAGCAACGTCAACGTGGTCGACCAGATGGTCAACATGATCTCGCTGGCGCGCCAGTTCGAGATGCAGACCCAGATGCTGCAGAAGGCCGAGGCCAACGACCAGGCCGCCAACAAGCTGCTGAGCACTGGCTGA
- the flgC gene encoding flagellar basal body rod protein FlgC: MSSMLDVFKIAGSALGAQSVRMNTTASNLANADSVVGPDGQPYKAKQVVFAAKPVDGSADAVGVQVEQVVDSAAPGRMVYDPANPAANTDGYVEMPNVNVVEEMVNMISASRSYQANAEVMNTARTLIQRTLSIGQ; the protein is encoded by the coding sequence ATGAGCAGCATGCTTGATGTCTTCAAGATCGCCGGCTCGGCCCTCGGGGCCCAGTCGGTGCGCATGAACACCACTGCCTCCAACCTGGCCAACGCCGACAGCGTGGTCGGCCCCGACGGCCAGCCCTACAAGGCCAAGCAGGTGGTGTTCGCCGCCAAGCCGGTGGACGGCTCCGCCGACGCCGTGGGCGTGCAGGTGGAGCAGGTGGTCGATAGCGCCGCGCCCGGGCGCATGGTCTACGACCCGGCCAACCCGGCCGCCAACACCGATGGCTACGTCGAGATGCCCAACGTGAATGTGGTGGAGGAGATGGTCAACATGATCTCCGCCTCGCGTTCCTACCAGGCCAACGCCGAAGTCATGAATACCGCGCGCACGCTGATCCAGCGCACGCTCTCGATCGGCCAGTAA
- the flgM gene encoding flagellar biosynthesis anti-sigma factor FlgM, with the protein MKIDNTVKSVGNTPAGEQRAKATGQVNAASPGGDQVQLSSLSSGMKQAEQAIANTPVVDQARVDEIKQAISDGRFQVDANKVADGLIDSVRQMLAAQPTQT; encoded by the coding sequence GTGAAAATCGATAACACTGTGAAATCGGTGGGCAACACGCCTGCCGGCGAGCAGCGTGCCAAGGCCACGGGGCAGGTCAATGCGGCCTCCCCGGGCGGCGATCAGGTGCAATTGTCGTCGCTCTCGTCGGGGATGAAGCAGGCCGAACAGGCCATTGCCAATACCCCGGTGGTGGATCAGGCGCGCGTGGATGAAATCAAGCAGGCCATCAGCGACGGTCGCTTCCAGGTGGATGCGAACAAGGTCGCCGACGGTCTCATCGACAGCGTACGCCAGATGCTGGCCGCACAACCGACCCAGACGTGA
- the flgG gene encoding flagellar basal-body rod protein FlgG has translation MIRSLWTARTGLEAQQTQLDVISNNLANVSTNGFKRSRAVFEDLLYQTLRQPGAQSTQQTQVSSGLQIGTGVRPVATERIHTQGSLQQTGNALDVAIQGEGFFQIQMPDGTTAYTRDGAFQLDNQGQIVTASGYPLTPAIVIPSDTQSITIGKDGTVSVQQAGQTSPTQIGTIQVATFVNPGGLQSAGENLYLETASSGTPTPNTPGSNGAGVLNQNYVENSNVNVAEELVQMITTQRAYELNSRAIQTSDAMLGRLTQL, from the coding sequence ATGATCCGCTCACTGTGGACCGCACGCACCGGCCTCGAGGCCCAGCAAACCCAGCTCGACGTGATCTCCAACAACCTGGCGAACGTCTCCACCAACGGGTTCAAGCGCTCGCGCGCGGTGTTCGAGGATCTGCTCTACCAGACCCTGCGCCAGCCCGGCGCCCAGTCCACCCAGCAGACCCAGGTCTCCAGCGGCCTGCAGATCGGTACCGGTGTGCGCCCGGTGGCGACCGAGCGCATCCACACCCAGGGCAGCCTGCAGCAGACCGGCAACGCGCTCGACGTGGCCATCCAGGGCGAGGGCTTCTTCCAGATCCAGATGCCGGACGGCACCACCGCCTACACCCGCGACGGCGCCTTCCAGCTCGACAACCAGGGCCAGATCGTCACCGCCAGCGGCTATCCGCTGACCCCCGCGATCGTGATCCCGAGCGACACCCAGAGCATCACCATCGGCAAGGACGGCACCGTGAGCGTGCAGCAGGCCGGCCAGACCTCGCCGACCCAGATCGGCACCATCCAGGTGGCCACCTTCGTCAATCCGGGCGGTCTGCAAAGTGCCGGTGAGAACCTGTATCTTGAGACCGCCTCCAGCGGCACCCCCACGCCGAACACCCCGGGGAGCAACGGCGCCGGCGTGCTCAACCAGAACTACGTGGAAAACTCCAACGTGAACGTGGCCGAGGAGCTGGTGCAGATGATCACCACCCAGCGGGCCTACGAACTCAATTCGCGCGCGATCCAGACCTCCGATGCCATGCTCGGACGCCTGACGCAGCTGTAA
- the flgA gene encoding flagellar basal body P-ring formation chaperone FlgA: MRRIAPCLLILSWVLTLFPAAAHAQSTDTVRAVVYEFLRGQSAGTPGQVTIRVTPPAIPPHLPRCDQLEPWLPAGARAWGKVRVGVRCVGQANWALYVPAEVSIVGNYLVSAHALRPGDILGAADVTVRRGEITTMGRQLLTDPAQAVGKQMRFAVGQGQTLRATMMAAPIVVQSGRPVKIIVKGHGFQVANQGVALGNGRAGDAVRVRLSSGKVVSGIATDNGEVHVAP; encoded by the coding sequence ATGAGACGAATTGCCCCCTGCCTGCTCATCCTGTCCTGGGTCCTGACGCTGTTCCCCGCCGCCGCACATGCGCAGTCCACCGACACCGTGCGCGCGGTGGTGTACGAATTCCTCCGCGGCCAGAGCGCCGGCACCCCGGGCCAGGTGACGATCCGGGTCACGCCCCCCGCCATCCCGCCCCACCTGCCCCGCTGCGATCAGCTCGAACCCTGGCTGCCCGCGGGGGCACGCGCCTGGGGCAAGGTCCGGGTCGGCGTGCGTTGCGTCGGCCAGGCAAACTGGGCGCTTTACGTGCCGGCCGAGGTGAGCATCGTCGGCAACTATCTGGTCAGCGCCCATGCACTGCGCCCCGGCGACATCCTCGGCGCCGCGGACGTGACGGTGCGTCGGGGCGAGATCACCACCATGGGCCGGCAGCTGCTCACCGACCCCGCCCAGGCGGTCGGCAAGCAGATGCGCTTCGCGGTCGGCCAGGGCCAGACCCTTCGCGCCACCATGATGGCCGCGCCGATCGTCGTGCAATCGGGCCGACCGGTGAAAATCATCGTCAAGGGCCACGGTTTCCAGGTCGCTAACCAGGGGGTCGCCCTGGGCAACGGCCGCGCCGGAGACGCGGTGCGCGTGCGCCTGTCCTCGGGCAAGGTCGTCTCCGGCATCGCCACCGACAACGGGGAGGTGCACGTCGCGCCGTGA
- a CDS encoding flagellar basal body L-ring protein FlgH: MRVVLTALLTLLLAGCAALETTPPTVVHQPMSARPEQHAGMAPANGAIFQAHATRPLFEDRRARLVGDTITINLVENTSAQKASNASASRGSSISGGINTINKMPLKNLAGLSLDAGTDSSFNGAGAAAANNLFTGTITVTVIEVYPNGNLLVSGEKQIAINQGDEFIRFSGVVNPNYVTTSNTVQSTQVADARIEYKGSGYMNDSQVMGWLQRFFIMLLPI; this comes from the coding sequence ATGCGTGTCGTCCTCACCGCCTTGCTGACCCTGCTGCTGGCCGGGTGCGCGGCGCTCGAGACCACGCCGCCGACGGTGGTGCATCAGCCCATGTCGGCGCGGCCCGAACAGCACGCCGGCATGGCGCCGGCCAACGGCGCCATCTTCCAGGCCCACGCCACGCGGCCCCTGTTCGAGGACCGCCGCGCGCGCCTGGTGGGCGACACCATCACCATCAACCTGGTGGAGAACACCTCGGCGCAGAAGGCCTCCAACGCCAGTGCCAGCCGGGGCTCGTCCATCAGCGGCGGCATCAACACCATCAACAAGATGCCGCTCAAGAACCTCGCCGGCCTCAGCCTCGACGCCGGCACCGACAGCAGCTTCAACGGCGCCGGTGCCGCCGCCGCCAACAACCTGTTCACCGGCACCATCACCGTCACCGTGATCGAGGTCTATCCGAACGGCAACCTGCTGGTGTCGGGTGAGAAGCAGATCGCCATCAACCAGGGCGACGAGTTCATCCGATTCTCCGGTGTGGTCAATCCCAATTACGTGACCACCAGCAACACCGTGCAGTCGACCCAGGTGGCCGACGCGCGCATCGAATACAAGGGCAGCGGCTACATGAACGACAGCCAGGTGATGGGCTGGCTGCAGCGTTTCTTCATCATGCTGCTGCCGATCTGA
- a CDS encoding flagellar hook assembly protein FlgD, translated as MATVDSTTNAQQILNSFARTTTKESSTTGDAQNRFLTLLTTQLKNQDPLNPMDNAQVTSQLAQISTVDGIERLNTMLASLMEGQQSNEALQAAQLVGRGVLVPGKGMVLTDQGAMGGFTLDSGADNVNVSIVDGNGLEVANVDLGAYEAGTHTFQWDGTAIDGSKAAEGAYVIKVTATSGEDDVNATALELGQVSSVIRGPKSTDVQVGSLGIFQLSEIQQIL; from the coding sequence ATGGCCACCGTGGATTCCACCACCAACGCACAGCAGATCCTGAACAGTTTCGCGCGCACGACGACGAAGGAAAGCAGCACCACCGGCGACGCGCAGAACCGTTTCCTCACGCTGCTCACCACGCAGCTGAAGAACCAGGACCCGCTCAACCCCATGGACAACGCCCAGGTGACCTCGCAACTGGCGCAGATCAGCACGGTGGACGGCATCGAACGTCTCAACACCATGCTGGCCAGCCTGATGGAAGGGCAGCAGTCGAACGAAGCGCTGCAGGCCGCGCAACTGGTCGGCCGCGGCGTGCTGGTGCCGGGCAAGGGCATGGTGCTGACCGATCAGGGCGCCATGGGCGGCTTCACCCTCGACAGCGGCGCCGACAACGTGAATGTCAGCATCGTCGATGGCAACGGACTGGAAGTGGCGAACGTGGATCTGGGGGCCTACGAGGCCGGGACCCACACCTTCCAGTGGGACGGCACCGCCATCGACGGCAGCAAGGCCGCCGAAGGGGCCTACGTGATCAAGGTGACGGCCACCTCGGGCGAAGACGACGTGAACGCCACCGCCCTCGAGCTCGGCCAGGTCTCCAGCGTGATCCGCGGACCGAAGAGCACCGACGTGCAGGTCGGCAGCCTCGGCATCTTCCAGCTTTCCGAAATCCAGCAAATCCTCTGA
- the flgB gene encoding flagellar basal body rod protein FlgB produces MTNRLDKELQFHQTALNLRAYRQQLLSSNIANADTPNYKARDIDFSKALTGALNMRLGPVALATTSAGHIDSAPASPFDSMAQYRTETQSSVDGNTVDMNTERAAFAENALHYEASITFINGLLRSMQTAVQGQ; encoded by the coding sequence ATGACCAACCGGCTCGATAAAGAACTGCAGTTTCACCAGACCGCGCTGAACCTGCGTGCCTATCGCCAGCAGTTGCTCTCGTCGAACATCGCCAACGCGGACACCCCGAACTACAAGGCGCGCGACATCGATTTTTCCAAGGCACTGACCGGCGCGCTGAACATGCGCCTGGGGCCGGTCGCGCTGGCCACCACGTCGGCCGGTCACATCGACAGCGCACCGGCCTCGCCCTTCGACTCGATGGCGCAGTATCGCACCGAGACCCAGTCCAGCGTCGATGGCAACACGGTGGACATGAACACCGAGCGCGCTGCCTTCGCGGAGAACGCGCTGCACTACGAAGCGAGCATCACATTCATCAACGGCCTGCTGCGCTCCATGCAGACGGCCGTGCAGGGCCAGTGA